The genomic DNA AGTTACCGCACCGCGCGATGCAAACCAGCGAGTGAGTTTTTTAAGTGTGCTCGAAAACCTAGAAGTTGATCCAGGTGAAGGCGCTGCAAAAGTAATCATCAATAGCCGCACTGGTACTATCGTGGTTGGCAAGCATGTAAAAATTGAATCCGTAGCCATCACGCATGGTGACCTAACCGTAACCGTACAGAATGATATGGTGATCGATCAGCCAGAAGGATTATCGGCAGGTGAAACCGTAGTGGTACCGGACGCCAACTTAAATGTAGAAGAAGAAAAAGGACCCATGTTCCTATTCGGACCAACTGTAACATTGAACGATCTGGTCAATGCCGTAAACGAAGTAGGCGCAGCCCCAGGTGATTTAATGGCGATTTTAGAAGCGCTGAAAAGTGCCGGAGCGTTAAAAGCGGAATTGATAGTTATTTAGAAAAGCTACAAGTTTTGAGCTGCAAGCTTCAAGCAAGTACAAAAGAAAAGACTTGACGCCTGCCATTAGCCCACGCAAATTTTTTTGCTTGCAGCTTGCAGCTTGCAGCTTGCAGCTTGCAGCTTGCAGCTTGCAGCCCAAAACCCACCATTCTGGCACACTTCTCGCATTAACTTTAACAATGACAACAAATTGATTAAAGCGGCAATTCCTTGCCGATGAGGCGATTATGACAGCGCAACTTGATGCAGCGTTTAACTACAACGATTTACAAGGTTTAAACACCTTAAAACGTGGTGCGCAGAAGGATGATCCTGAAGCGTTAAAGGCGGTTGCGCAGCAGTTTGAATCTATGTTTATGAACCTCATTATGAAAAGCATGCGCGATGCGACGGATGTGTTAGCTTCCGATCTAGAAAGTAGCTATCAAACCAAATTTTACCGAGACATGAGTGATCAACAAATGGCGTTGTCTATGTCGCGTGATGGTGGCTTTGGCTTAGCGGAAGTGCTTTACGAGCAATTGTTAAGTGATAAAAACCCACAGCGTGAAAATTATTTTGACAACAACATAAAGCCATTAAATGAATCTATTCGCCCAATTTTAAATGCCTCGCCTTGGTCATTTGGTGAAGCTTCAATTCAATCAGTGCCAGAATCAAACCCAGAAAATCTTAAAAGTACAGAAGGCGACATTGAAGAGGTTTATAGCTCGCCTTCATACAAATCACTCGATAAAGATTCCTTTTCGTCACCTGAAAGTTTTATTAAACAGATTATGCCCATTGCTGAACAAACTGCAAAACTCTTGGGCGTTCAGCCTCAGGTATTAGTTGCTCAGGCCGCGCTAGAAACAGGCTGGGGTAAAAAGTTAATTACAAACGAAAGCGGTGAAGTCGCTAATAATTTCTTTGGCATAAAAGCCGATCAACGCTGGAATGGGCAAGTGGCTATGACGACGACCCATGAATATATTGATGGCAACAAACTAACCGTTAAAGCACCATTTAGAGCGTATGGAAGCATTGAAGAATCATTTAACGATTACGCACAGTTTTTAAAAAGCT from Reinekea marina includes the following:
- the flgJ gene encoding flagellar assembly peptidoglycan hydrolase FlgJ, with amino-acid sequence MTAQLDAAFNYNDLQGLNTLKRGAQKDDPEALKAVAQQFESMFMNLIMKSMRDATDVLASDLESSYQTKFYRDMSDQQMALSMSRDGGFGLAEVLYEQLLSDKNPQRENYFDNNIKPLNESIRPILNASPWSFGEASIQSVPESNPENLKSTEGDIEEVYSSPSYKSLDKDSFSSPESFIKQIMPIAEQTAKLLGVQPQVLVAQAALETGWGKKLITNESGEVANNFFGIKADQRWNGQVAMTTTHEYIDGNKLTVKAPFRAYGSIEESFNDYAQFLKSSSRYQTALEQAKDPEVYLNELQTAGYATDPQYAEKIIRIVNSDWFKQA